In Elephas maximus indicus isolate mEleMax1 chromosome 7, mEleMax1 primary haplotype, whole genome shotgun sequence, the following proteins share a genomic window:
- the LOC126080094 gene encoding olfactory receptor 2D2-like — MGQTNQTQVTEFFLLGLSDDPYTQKLLFVLFLGVYLVTVLGNLLLMSLVWVDSRLHTPMYFFLCNLSLADLCFSTNIVPQALGHLLSRKKAISFIHCAAQLLLFLILGGTQCALLSVMSYDRYVAICNPLHYTNIMTWKVCVQLATGSWASGVLGSVVETTFTLMLPYQGCKSIAHFFCEAPALLVLASTDTHTSEMVIFLVGVVFLLIPVSLILVSYGRIIVTVVRMKSAAGRLKAFSTCGSHLIVVILFFGSAIMTYMTPKSSKKQEKVMSVFYAVVTPMLNPLIYSLRNKDVKGALRKISRSFSHRSAA; from the exons ATGGGACAGACAAACCAGACACAGGTGACTGAATTCTTCCTTCTGGGACTCTCTGATGACCCATACACCCAGAAACTGCTTTTCGTCTTATTCCTGGGTGTCTACCTGGTCACTGTGCTTGGAAATCTGCTTCTTATGTCCCTTGTTTGGGTTGACTCCCGACTTCACAcgcccatgtatttttttctctgcaaCTTGTCTCTGGCTGATCTCTGTTTCTCTACCAACATCGTCCCTCAGGCCCTTGGTCACCTGCTATCCAGGAAGAAGGCCATTTCATTCATACATTGTGCAGCTCAGCTTCTACTCTTCCTCATTTTGGGGGGTACTCAGTGTGCCCTTCTGTCAGTGATGTCCTATGATCgatatgtggccatctgcaatcCTTTGCATTACACTAACATAATGACCTGGAAGGTGTGTGTCCAGCTGGCCACAGGGTCATGGGCCAGTGGCGTTCTGGGATCTGTTGTAGAAACCACCTTCACACTAATGTTACCCTACCAAGGCTGCAAGAGCATTGCTCATTTCTTTTGTGAGGCCCCTGCACTGTTGGTCCTGGCATCCACTGACACCCACACTTCAGAAATGGTCATTTTTCTTGTGGGCGTCGTGTTCCTCCTCATACCTGTTTCCCTAATTTTGGTATCCTATGGCCGCATTATAGTGACTGTGGTCAGGATGAAGTCAGCTGCTGGGAGGCTCAAGGCATTCTCTACCTGTGGCTCCCACCTCATTGTGGTCATCCTTTTTTTTGGGTCAGCAATTATGACCTACATGACCCCAAAGTCTTCTAAAAAGCAGGAAAAGGTAATGTCTGTGTTCTATGCAGTGGTGACCCCCATGCTCAATCCcctcatctacagcctgaggaacaaggatgtgaaaGGAGCTCTGAGAAAA atttccaggtctttctcccatagatcCGCTGCGTGA